The Sporosarcina ureae genome includes a region encoding these proteins:
- a CDS encoding thiolase family protein, producing the protein MREAVIVEWVRTPVGKRNGVLSTVRAEDLAAKPLAEVIKRAGIDAGLVEDVIFGCVSQVGEQSFDIARVAALQAGYPVEVPGTTIDRQCGSSQQAVHFAAQAIISGDMDVVVAGGVESMSRVPMGSNRLDVTFSEEVTSKYEMVHQGESAERIAEKWEISREEMDRYSLRSNEKAVAARKEGRFDNEIMPIEVTLPDGTKMTVKDDEGPREDTTMEKLGTLKTPFRENGDVTAGNSSQISDGANAILLMSREKAEELGLKPKFKVLTRVVVGSDPTLMLTGPIPATQKALEKSGLTLDDIDVFEVNEAFSVVTLAWLKETGVDPEKLNPNGGAIALGHPLGASGGRLMITMMNELERTGGRYGLQTMCEGHGMANATILERLE; encoded by the coding sequence ATGAGAGAAGCAGTAATTGTGGAGTGGGTAAGAACGCCAGTAGGAAAAAGAAATGGTGTATTGAGTACCGTGCGGGCTGAAGATTTGGCAGCTAAGCCGCTGGCAGAAGTAATCAAACGAGCTGGAATCGATGCTGGATTAGTAGAAGACGTAATTTTCGGTTGTGTGTCGCAAGTAGGGGAGCAATCGTTCGATATCGCACGCGTCGCAGCTCTGCAAGCTGGATATCCAGTTGAAGTACCAGGGACCACGATAGATAGACAGTGTGGGTCAAGTCAACAGGCTGTACATTTTGCGGCGCAAGCGATTATTAGCGGCGATATGGATGTAGTCGTTGCAGGGGGCGTGGAGAGTATGTCTCGCGTACCGATGGGTAGTAATCGACTAGATGTTACATTCAGTGAAGAAGTTACATCGAAATATGAAATGGTCCACCAAGGTGAATCGGCTGAAAGAATTGCTGAGAAATGGGAGATCTCTAGAGAAGAAATGGATCGCTACTCGCTACGAAGCAATGAGAAAGCTGTCGCTGCTCGAAAGGAAGGTAGGTTTGATAACGAAATCATGCCAATTGAAGTCACGCTTCCTGACGGTACGAAGATGACTGTGAAAGATGATGAAGGACCGAGAGAAGACACGACGATGGAGAAGTTGGGCACGTTGAAAACTCCTTTTAGAGAAAACGGTGATGTGACGGCAGGAAACTCCAGTCAAATTAGCGACGGAGCCAATGCGATTTTGCTGATGTCGCGGGAAAAAGCTGAAGAGCTTGGATTGAAGCCGAAGTTTAAAGTGCTCACGCGTGTAGTCGTAGGTTCCGACCCAACACTCATGTTAACGGGTCCAATACCTGCTACACAAAAAGCATTAGAGAAGTCGGGACTGACTCTGGATGATATAGATGTGTTTGAAGTAAACGAAGCGTTTTCTGTTGTGACGCTCGCTTGGTTAAAAGAAACAGGTGTAGATCCAGAAAAGCTGAATCCAAATGGGGGGGCTATCGCTCTCGGCCATCCACTCGGTGCAAGCGGCGGACGTTTGATGATTACGATGATGAACGAACTGGAAAGAACAGGCGGACGCTATGGTTTGCAGACTATGTGTGAAGGGCACGGCATGGCCAATGCGACCATTTTGGAAAGGTTGGAGTAA
- a CDS encoding 3-hydroxyacyl-CoA dehydrogenase: protein MKMDHVSAVITGGASGLGEATAREIVASGGNVTIFDLQEDRGNKLVKELGDHATFVKTDVTSVESVQAALDHAVSTFGKINAVVNCAGIGVAEKTYSGRKGAHNFENFSKVIQINLIGTFNTIRLATEHMAKNEPNDKGEKGVIVNTASVAAFDGQIGQVAYAASKGGIVSMTLPLARDLASEGIRVMTIAPGLFETPMFASLPEKAKESLGAMVPFPSRLGYPEEYAQLVKGIFENTMLNGETIRLDGAVRMQPK from the coding sequence ATGAAGATGGATCACGTATCAGCGGTTATTACAGGAGGCGCATCAGGACTAGGCGAAGCGACAGCAAGAGAGATCGTCGCGTCTGGCGGAAACGTTACGATTTTTGATTTGCAGGAAGATCGAGGGAATAAGTTGGTGAAGGAGCTTGGCGATCATGCGACATTTGTAAAGACAGATGTCACTAGCGTAGAAAGTGTTCAAGCAGCGTTAGATCATGCCGTGAGTACTTTTGGCAAAATTAATGCAGTCGTCAATTGTGCGGGAATTGGTGTTGCGGAGAAAACGTACAGCGGCAGAAAAGGTGCACATAACTTTGAGAACTTCAGTAAAGTCATTCAGATTAATTTGATTGGAACGTTTAATACGATCCGGCTCGCTACCGAACATATGGCGAAGAATGAACCGAATGATAAAGGAGAAAAAGGAGTTATTGTGAATACGGCATCTGTGGCGGCATTTGACGGACAGATTGGCCAGGTAGCGTATGCAGCATCGAAAGGCGGGATCGTCAGTATGACATTACCGCTTGCGAGAGACTTAGCATCTGAAGGAATTCGCGTGATGACCATCGCACCGGGTTTGTTCGAAACACCAATGTTCGCTTCATTGCCAGAGAAAGCTAAAGAATCACTTGGGGCGATGGTACCTTTCCCTTCGCGACTAGGCTATCCCGAAGAGTATGCGCAACTAGTAAAAGGTATCTTCGAAAATACGATGCTAAATGGGGAAACAATTCGCCTCGATGGTGCAGTCCGCATGCAGCCTAAGTAA
- a CDS encoding TetR/AcrR family transcriptional regulator encodes MSLREKKVEKKKEEIRQSAMSVIAEKGYHATTMEDIAAKLLMTKGSVYYYFKDKEALVYESHKILLEQSIEQLNEVLAEELTSIAKLRKAMIVHMEYVITERTDFFIGAKPDQVFVGEHLQEIIRLRNEYSDCMDGLIKQGIEDGSFANVDSNIVNNIILGAMNNVVIWYSPKGSKSIQELANSIADYLLKILV; translated from the coding sequence ATGTCATTACGAGAGAAGAAAGTGGAAAAGAAAAAAGAAGAGATTCGGCAATCGGCTATGAGTGTGATTGCGGAAAAAGGATATCATGCCACGACAATGGAAGATATTGCAGCGAAGTTACTCATGACGAAGGGTTCCGTTTACTATTATTTTAAAGATAAAGAAGCACTAGTGTATGAAAGTCACAAAATACTTCTAGAACAAAGTATCGAGCAACTTAACGAAGTGTTAGCGGAAGAACTTACTTCCATAGCGAAGCTTCGGAAGGCTATGATCGTCCATATGGAATATGTCATTACAGAAAGAACGGACTTCTTTATTGGTGCTAAGCCGGATCAAGTTTTCGTAGGAGAGCATTTACAGGAAATCATACGTCTACGAAATGAATACAGTGATTGCATGGATGGACTGATTAAACAAGGGATTGAGGATGGTAGTTTTGCAAATGTAGATAGTAATATTGTGAATAATATTATCCTAGGTGCCATGAATAATGTGGTGATTTGGTATTCTCCAAAAGGTAGTAAAAGTATACAAGAGTTAGCCAATTCGATTGCCGATTATTTATTGAAGATCTTAGTCTAA
- a CDS encoding methyltransferase family protein: protein MQGYIAVTTITLLIILVIIRSIQLKKFGINVFKFGHMDKKDFIIPPFALLLLYLITSNAFNLPRLGKELFTNGIVGWIGVAFCFAGLLLFLYSLISFGKSFRVGIDEEYPGTLITTGAFSISRNPIYTAFGMVLCGEFLIYPNWILLVYLILAFWLFNRQVRLEEQSLVKIYGEEYVQYCQNVRRYI, encoded by the coding sequence ATGCAGGGATATATTGCTGTTACAACCATTACACTATTAATCATACTAGTAATTATTCGGTCGATTCAATTAAAGAAATTCGGCATTAATGTATTTAAATTTGGTCACATGGACAAAAAAGATTTCATTATACCGCCCTTTGCGTTGCTGTTGTTATATCTAATCACTTCAAACGCTTTCAATTTACCAAGGCTGGGGAAAGAACTTTTTACCAATGGCATTGTGGGTTGGATTGGTGTCGCCTTTTGCTTCGCTGGGCTTTTGCTATTCCTTTACAGCTTAATTTCATTTGGGAAAAGCTTTAGGGTAGGCATTGATGAAGAGTACCCAGGCACATTGATTACTACCGGTGCTTTTTCCATCAGTCGAAATCCGATATATACTGCTTTTGGGATGGTCTTATGCGGTGAATTCCTCATTTATCCCAATTGGATCCTATTAGTATATTTAATTTTAGCTTTTTGGTTATTTAATCGACAAGTACGACTCGAAGAACAATCGTTAGTAAAAATTTATGGGGAAGAGTACGTACAATACTGCCAAAATGTTCGCCGATACATATAA
- a CDS encoding Ltp family lipoprotein: MEENQKKKKPFYKKWWVWLIAIVIILSAVNSSDEDNEVAGQEETKPVASEPVQDDLKKEETETFEPVEEEKPVEDDVPSEHKSALKKAETYAKTMNMSKQAISEQLTSEYGEKFSAEAAEYAMSRLEFDWKANALKKAETYSDTMHMSKQGIHEQLTSENGEKFTDEEAQYAMENLQADYNENALAKAKTYQETMSMSPEGIRDQLTSSYGEKFTQEEANYAIENLDK, encoded by the coding sequence ATGGAAGAAAATCAAAAAAAGAAAAAGCCATTTTATAAAAAGTGGTGGGTTTGGTTGATCGCAATTGTCATTATTCTATCTGCTGTCAACAGTAGCGATGAGGACAATGAGGTGGCAGGCCAAGAGGAGACTAAGCCGGTTGCTTCTGAGCCAGTACAGGATGATCTGAAAAAGGAAGAGACAGAAACTTTTGAACCAGTAGAAGAAGAGAAGCCGGTAGAGGATGATGTTCCGAGTGAACATAAATCCGCTTTGAAAAAGGCAGAAACGTATGCTAAAACGATGAATATGTCTAAACAAGCTATATCTGAACAATTAACTTCAGAATATGGAGAAAAGTTCTCAGCTGAAGCAGCAGAATATGCAATGAGCCGTCTTGAGTTTGATTGGAAGGCAAATGCTTTGAAAAAGGCTGAAACCTATTCAGACACTATGCATATGTCAAAACAAGGCATACATGAACAACTCACTTCTGAAAATGGAGAAAAGTTTACTGACGAAGAAGCCCAGTACGCAATGGAAAATCTACAAGCTGATTATAATGAAAATGCCCTAGCAAAAGCGAAGACGTATCAAGAAACGATGAGTATGTCACCTGAAGGAATAAGAGATCAGTTGACTTCTTCATACGGTGAAAAGTTTACACAAGAAGAAGCTAATTATGCTATTGAGAATTTAGATAAGTAG
- a CDS encoding metal-dependent hydrolase: MKGTSHLLIGTAVGAVAGYAVQPDIKTALIGAAVGGISGVVPDLDTNGLASNSITLSKKVSKWLMETAGIVILLTLIFQVFTEGLSQDIYVYGGIGLLLLIVSRIITQRRMLTITGILVMLLGFVLDQSLGILLVGSYIIIASFLPHRSYTHSIMGMVFYAYILKNLYAEWPIDGLVAAGIAGYVSHLLADMKVLPVNRRGVKWFMPLWNREF, translated from the coding sequence ATGAAAGGCACTTCACATCTATTGATCGGTACAGCAGTCGGGGCCGTTGCGGGATACGCTGTGCAGCCTGATATCAAGACGGCGTTGATTGGCGCAGCGGTCGGTGGAATATCGGGCGTAGTTCCGGATCTTGACACAAACGGGCTCGCGAGCAACAGTATCACACTGAGTAAGAAAGTTAGCAAATGGCTGATGGAGACCGCTGGCATCGTGATTTTACTGACGCTCATCTTTCAAGTATTTACAGAGGGACTGAGCCAAGATATTTATGTGTATGGCGGTATCGGTCTCCTGCTACTTATTGTTTCACGGATCATCACACAACGACGGATGCTCACGATTACCGGTATTCTCGTCATGCTTCTCGGCTTTGTTCTTGACCAGTCGCTAGGCATTTTACTCGTTGGTAGTTATATAATCATTGCGTCGTTCTTGCCGCATAGGTCGTATACGCATTCTATTATGGGGATGGTGTTCTATGCGTATATTTTGAAGAACTTGTATGCAGAGTGGCCGATTGACGGTTTGGTTGCTGCGGGAATTGCGGGATATGTTAGTCATTTGCTTGCGGATATGAAGGTTCTTCCCGTTAATCGGCGGGGAGTTAAATGGTTTATGCCTTTGTGGAATCGGGAGTTTTAG
- a CDS encoding short-chain fatty acid transporter, translated as MKLLTRWSNTLMERYLPDPYIFVAILTLVVFGLGLGFTDSGPLDMVVHWGDGFWGLLSFAMQMVIVLVAGYVLAISPVFKKLLSTLASIAKSPGSAIILVSVVALIACWINWGFGLVIGALFAKEIAKKVTNVDYRLLIASAYSGMIIWHGGLGGSIPLSIATEDHPFADIMGVVHTSETIFSTYNLLIVVALLIIIPILNRFMMPKSEDTVTVDPKLLEEPIEVEKDTDYTPASKLENSVMISMLIGALGVIYLVQHFITKGFDLNLNIVNFIFLILGVIFHGTPKRFLAAVTTAVKTAGGIIIQFPFYAGIMGMMVASGLAGVMSEWFVSISTESTFPLFTFFAAGLVNFFVPSGGGQWAVQAPIMLDAAQTLGVSYSKTAMAIAWGDAWTNMIQPFWALPALAIAGLRAKDIMGFCIFVLVVSGAIISIGLYFF; from the coding sequence ATGAAGCTATTAACTAGATGGTCCAACACGTTAATGGAACGATATTTACCAGATCCATATATTTTCGTGGCTATTTTAACATTGGTTGTCTTCGGACTCGGTCTAGGATTCACGGATTCCGGTCCGCTCGACATGGTCGTGCATTGGGGAGATGGCTTCTGGGGCCTTTTATCCTTTGCGATGCAAATGGTTATTGTGCTAGTCGCGGGTTATGTTTTAGCAATTAGCCCTGTATTCAAGAAATTATTAAGCACGCTTGCAAGTATCGCCAAATCACCTGGTTCCGCCATTATACTCGTTTCCGTTGTGGCATTGATTGCTTGTTGGATTAACTGGGGGTTCGGTCTTGTTATTGGGGCTCTTTTTGCAAAAGAAATCGCAAAGAAAGTAACGAATGTGGACTACCGCCTATTAATTGCTAGTGCTTATTCGGGTATGATTATTTGGCATGGTGGTCTAGGTGGTTCCATTCCGCTGTCGATTGCGACTGAAGATCATCCATTCGCTGATATAATGGGTGTTGTTCATACATCTGAAACGATATTCTCCACGTACAATCTACTCATTGTCGTGGCGCTTCTCATTATCATTCCGATTTTGAATCGTTTCATGATGCCAAAATCTGAAGATACCGTTACGGTGGATCCGAAACTATTAGAAGAGCCTATCGAAGTGGAGAAAGATACAGATTACACGCCGGCTAGCAAACTTGAAAACAGTGTCATGATTTCCATGCTCATTGGTGCGCTTGGTGTCATTTATCTCGTCCAGCATTTCATTACGAAAGGGTTCGATTTAAACTTAAATATAGTGAATTTTATCTTCTTGATCCTTGGCGTTATTTTTCATGGTACACCGAAACGTTTTCTTGCGGCTGTTACGACTGCGGTGAAAACAGCGGGTGGCATCATCATTCAATTCCCGTTCTACGCAGGGATTATGGGCATGATGGTGGCTTCAGGATTAGCTGGTGTCATGTCCGAATGGTTTGTTTCCATTTCGACAGAAAGCACGTTTCCGTTGTTCACTTTCTTTGCAGCAGGCCTGGTGAACTTTTTCGTACCGTCCGGTGGCGGCCAGTGGGCAGTGCAAGCGCCTATTATGTTGGATGCGGCGCAGACACTCGGCGTGAGCTATTCGAAGACCGCTATGGCGATTGCATGGGGCGACGCCTGGACGAATATGATCCAGCCGTTCTGGGCTTTGCCGGCACTTGCGATCGCAGGACTTCGTGCAAAAGATATTATGGGCTTTTGCATTTTCGTCCTTGTAGTGAGCGGAGCTATTATTAGTATTGGTTTATATTTCTTTTAA
- a CDS encoding FAD-dependent oxidoreductase, whose product MEWDYEYDVIVVGSGASGFSAAITGKKEGLKTVLIEKEKVFGGASALSGGGVWIPNNRYLVEGGVQDSFQEAKTYLDATVGDKTSDEMKETYLKKGIDMMDYLHETSEYMRFTYAKDYSDYYPHLAGGKGEGRSIEPTVFNLNKLGSWRARMKPPAMDTKGFVMTGQDFRHINMITRTWTGKKRSLTLGWRLVKHLVLRANYSALGQALIGRLAMTYKELGGELWLDSPFVDFIIEDDSIVGIKVMKNGEETRVKASKGVIFASGGFSQKQSYREKYLPAPTNKNWTSSPQGQTGDLLEPAQELGAKLGFMDKVWGAPSIIDHTGMPFFLVADRAIPSMIITDQDGNRYINEPTPYHEFVDTMYAHHNKTGGKAIHSWIILDHKAKKRHLFAGLFPGQDFPKEYYEHSVVLKNETIAGLEEQLAMPKGNLVKTVERFNGFAKTGKDLDFHRGETTHDQYYGDPTLKNPNLDALNKGPFYALKIYPGDIGTKGGVVIDTHARVLKEDGTPIKGLYACGNCSAAVMGESYPGPGATIGPGMTFGHIAALHCKEN is encoded by the coding sequence ATGGAGTGGGATTATGAATATGATGTCATTGTAGTCGGTTCAGGAGCATCGGGATTTTCGGCAGCGATCACGGGAAAGAAGGAAGGCTTGAAGACGGTTCTAATTGAAAAGGAGAAAGTATTCGGAGGAGCGTCAGCACTTTCAGGGGGCGGCGTATGGATTCCGAACAATCGCTATTTAGTCGAAGGGGGAGTACAGGACAGTTTTCAAGAGGCCAAGACGTATTTGGATGCTACGGTCGGTGACAAAACTTCGGATGAGATGAAAGAGACTTATTTGAAGAAAGGGATCGACATGATGGATTATCTCCATGAAACGTCCGAGTATATGCGGTTTACGTATGCCAAAGACTACTCAGACTATTATCCTCACTTGGCAGGTGGAAAAGGTGAAGGACGTTCGATCGAGCCGACGGTTTTTAATCTAAACAAGCTCGGCAGTTGGAGAGCGCGGATGAAGCCCCCTGCGATGGATACGAAAGGATTCGTTATGACAGGCCAGGATTTCCGTCATATTAATATGATTACTAGAACGTGGACGGGAAAGAAGAGAAGCTTGACGCTCGGTTGGCGTTTGGTCAAGCACTTGGTTTTGAGAGCCAATTATTCGGCTTTAGGCCAGGCATTGATCGGTAGGCTTGCGATGACATATAAAGAGCTGGGCGGTGAGCTATGGCTAGACAGTCCGTTCGTTGATTTCATTATTGAAGACGATTCAATTGTCGGTATCAAGGTTATGAAAAACGGTGAAGAAACGCGTGTGAAGGCATCGAAGGGAGTCATTTTTGCTTCGGGTGGATTCTCCCAGAAACAGTCGTATCGTGAGAAGTATCTCCCAGCACCGACGAATAAAAATTGGACATCCTCTCCGCAAGGGCAAACAGGCGATTTATTGGAACCTGCACAAGAGCTTGGTGCGAAACTTGGCTTCATGGATAAGGTTTGGGGCGCGCCGTCCATCATTGACCATACAGGAATGCCATTTTTCTTAGTGGCGGACCGGGCTATTCCGTCTATGATTATTACAGATCAAGATGGCAACCGTTATATCAATGAGCCGACGCCATACCACGAATTTGTGGATACGATGTATGCACATCATAACAAGACAGGCGGCAAGGCCATCCATTCATGGATTATCCTAGATCATAAAGCAAAGAAACGTCATCTCTTCGCTGGGTTGTTCCCCGGACAAGATTTCCCTAAAGAATATTATGAACATAGTGTAGTTTTAAAAAATGAAACGATTGCAGGATTGGAAGAGCAATTGGCGATGCCAAAAGGGAATCTGGTGAAGACGGTTGAACGGTTCAATGGATTTGCGAAGACTGGAAAGGATTTGGATTTCCATCGAGGCGAAACTACGCATGATCAGTATTACGGCGACCCGACATTGAAAAACCCCAACCTCGATGCGCTCAATAAAGGACCTTTTTACGCATTGAAGATTTATCCGGGAGATATTGGAACGAAAGGCGGCGTCGTCATTGATACGCATGCCCGCGTACTGAAAGAGGATGGTACGCCAATAAAAGGGCTGTATGCGTGTGGCAACTGTTCAGCTGCCGTCATGGGTGAATCGTATCCAGGACCTGGCGCGACAATTGGACCTGGCATGACATTCGGTCATATCGCAGCTCTTCATTGCAAAGAGAACTAG
- a CDS encoding SDR family oxidoreductase: MISDVSEEAGQETVQLIQDFGGEAAFFKCDVSDEEQVIGLVNKTVETFGKLDFAHNNAGINKGLKPIGEMDSKDWDITLKVNLYGTFYCIKHEVNAMLKTGGGAIVNTASGAGIEGSPNMAPYTASKHAIAGLTKSVALEYGQQGITINSIAPGATITPAIESWSKTSPEQYQGVLASLPAGRMSTAEEQANAVVFLCSDLAKSISGVTLAVDGGYTAGKMQQ, encoded by the coding sequence ATGATCTCTGACGTCAGTGAGGAAGCAGGGCAAGAAACCGTGCAATTGATACAAGATTTTGGAGGGGAAGCAGCCTTTTTCAAATGTGACGTAAGTGATGAAGAGCAAGTAATCGGACTGGTGAATAAAACAGTTGAAACATTTGGCAAGCTAGACTTTGCACATAACAATGCAGGCATCAACAAAGGGTTAAAGCCAATTGGAGAAATGGATTCGAAAGACTGGGATATTACGCTTAAAGTCAATCTGTACGGCACGTTTTACTGCATCAAGCATGAAGTAAACGCTATGCTCAAAACAGGCGGCGGTGCAATCGTCAATACAGCATCGGGTGCAGGTATTGAAGGCTCACCAAACATGGCGCCGTATACGGCATCTAAACATGCCATTGCAGGCCTTACGAAATCGGTAGCATTAGAATACGGCCAACAAGGTATTACGATCAATTCTATTGCGCCAGGTGCAACGATTACACCGGCTATTGAAAGCTGGTCCAAAACTTCGCCAGAACAATACCAAGGCGTACTGGCTTCCCTTCCAGCCGGAAGAATGTCTACCGCAGAAGAACAAGCGAACGCTGTGGTATTCCTATGCTCAGACCTCGCAAAATCAATTAGCGGTGTCACACTTGCGGTGGATGGCGGATATACTGCGGGTAAAATGCAACAATGA
- a CDS encoding S66 peptidase family protein: protein MATKPQRLRKGDTIGIVTLGSPMAANRITEGIRMLQTMGYKVVVGEHVYSANGFLAATPRQRASDLMKMFKNPEVKWILPTRGGVGVASILPFLDFNVIKQNPKIISGYSDITVLLNALFEYADLIGFQSLLLLDFIPETPAYNFNKFFAATSTVTAPWQIKNPPGVPLHGLVPGNVTGPIVGGNLTSFMGTLGTSYEINTEGRIFLLEETHEPINTVYRYVNHLVMAGKFDDCAGIIMGQCTNCSSAYGKSYVDLINDFLVPLGKPLMTNLATAHGFYKATIPIGASVRMNTANQTLTVTEPVVK, encoded by the coding sequence ATGGCTACGAAACCGCAGCGATTGAGAAAAGGCGATACAATAGGGATTGTAACGCTTGGAAGTCCGATGGCAGCTAATCGCATTACGGAAGGGATTCGGATGTTGCAAACGATGGGATACAAAGTCGTGGTAGGTGAACATGTGTATTCCGCGAACGGCTTTCTTGCGGCAACGCCTCGACAAAGGGCTTCGGATTTAATGAAGATGTTTAAAAATCCAGAAGTGAAATGGATTTTACCTACTCGCGGTGGCGTCGGGGTGGCAAGTATTTTACCATTCCTTGATTTTAACGTCATTAAGCAAAATCCAAAAATTATTTCAGGATATAGCGACATCACGGTGTTATTAAATGCGTTGTTTGAGTATGCCGATCTCATCGGCTTTCAAAGTTTGTTATTGTTAGATTTTATTCCAGAAACTCCCGCATATAATTTCAATAAATTCTTTGCGGCGACTTCGACCGTCACGGCACCTTGGCAAATTAAGAATCCGCCTGGGGTACCGCTTCACGGATTGGTTCCTGGTAATGTTACAGGCCCCATTGTTGGTGGAAATCTCACGTCATTCATGGGTACGTTAGGCACGTCTTATGAAATCAACACAGAGGGCAGGATATTTCTTTTGGAAGAGACACATGAACCGATTAATACGGTATATCGATACGTAAACCACTTAGTGATGGCAGGGAAATTTGATGATTGTGCAGGCATTATTATGGGGCAATGCACGAACTGTAGTTCCGCCTACGGGAAAAGTTACGTAGATTTGATCAATGATTTTCTAGTTCCACTCGGCAAACCGTTAATGACCAACTTAGCCACCGCACATGGTTTCTATAAGGCTACGATACCTATTGGGGCTAGTGTTCGTATGAATACGGCAAATCAAACGTTAACGGTGACGGAGCCTGTGGTAAAGTAG
- a CDS encoding disulfide oxidoreductase, translating to MEYKESQSKTQVYLLYVAWVVSLVAMFGSLYFSEVKGYIPCELCWYQRILMYPLTLLLGIATFQNDNTVKKFVLPLALIGGSISFMHYLEQKIPGFGGVKPCVSGVPCNAEYINWFGFVTIPFLALLAFILIAVCMFFIKPKKSVE from the coding sequence ATGGAGTATAAAGAAAGTCAATCCAAGACACAGGTATACCTATTATATGTGGCATGGGTAGTTTCGCTAGTTGCTATGTTTGGGAGCCTATATTTCAGTGAAGTGAAAGGCTATATTCCATGTGAGTTATGTTGGTATCAACGCATACTTATGTATCCACTTACTTTACTATTGGGGATTGCAACTTTTCAGAATGACAATACGGTTAAGAAGTTCGTGCTTCCGCTAGCTCTTATTGGAGGAAGCATCTCCTTCATGCATTATTTAGAGCAGAAAATCCCCGGTTTTGGAGGAGTCAAACCGTGCGTAAGTGGAGTGCCTTGTAATGCCGAATACATCAATTGGTTTGGATTTGTCACGATCCCATTTTTGGCATTACTGGCCTTCATACTAATTGCTGTTTGTATGTTTTTTATTAAACCAAAGAAGTCCGTTGAATAA
- a CDS encoding DsbA family protein, producing MKQNKNSNMKFVVILTLLAVAILAAVVVFSNKEESAPTDIKNIDITGQPTLGDEEAPVTIVEFGDFKCPGCKAWGEMIYPKLVTDYIEAGTVQFAFVNVLFHGEESTLGSIAAESVLERHPSMYWDFHHALFDAQPTENHDALWITPDKVLEVASSFPEIDQALLKEDMEQQATMDSVKHDEELVREVGVSMTPTIVINGKVMEDPFDYEAIKAAIEQAEKDVD from the coding sequence ATGAAGCAGAATAAAAATTCAAATATGAAATTTGTAGTTATTTTAACACTATTGGCAGTCGCCATATTGGCGGCAGTCGTGGTATTCAGCAATAAAGAAGAATCCGCGCCAACGGATATAAAGAACATTGATATTACTGGGCAACCTACACTTGGGGATGAAGAGGCTCCTGTCACGATCGTGGAATTTGGAGATTTCAAATGTCCTGGATGTAAAGCATGGGGTGAAATGATTTATCCGAAATTAGTTACAGATTATATCGAAGCAGGTACAGTTCAATTTGCATTCGTGAATGTATTATTTCACGGTGAAGAATCGACGTTAGGGTCGATTGCCGCTGAATCCGTTTTGGAGCGTCACCCGAGTATGTATTGGGATTTCCATCACGCATTGTTTGATGCACAGCCAACTGAAAATCATGATGCGCTATGGATCACTCCTGATAAAGTTCTTGAAGTAGCGAGTAGCTTCCCTGAGATTGATCAGGCCCTATTAAAAGAAGACATGGAACAACAAGCGACTATGGACAGTGTTAAACACGATGAAGAGTTAGTAAGAGAAGTCGGTGTTTCCATGACTCCAACTATTGTCATAAACGGCAAAGTAATGGAGGATCCATTTGATTACGAAGCAATTAAGGCGGCAATCGAGCAAGCGGAGAAGGACGTGGACTGA